The DNA sequence ttggggtGCGCtagggagaaggcttcgtggtcttggaaaccaacctcagaatttccAGGAACTTGGCggtgccttgcaagagcaatgacGCAGAATCcacaaccacgtgttcacaagcatcaggcagtcgatgaggagccGGTGTTTGGCAGTGATGAATGCGTGAGGCGACCATACACgatactgaactgagaaatttcgaattcttattcttgtgacttgacattctgcatACCCGTGTTTgcgaacggcggtgtagcctaatggaactgattgtggcactgtcagtgtatcgagtacatcacacagatctcagcaatgaaataataacaactgaaccatcttaccatctttCATGGTgatctgaagaaagaatgtgaagtttcatttttgactcattATACTACAGTCGATAGAAGCAGAACTACCTAGACTGAGTTCTGACGGACGTCGGACAGAATACTCCAGGAAGATGCGGTCAATCTGCTGCAGGTCATTTCCCACGGACGACGTTCGCCGGAAGGGGCGGGGCTCACTGTCAGACAAGGACCCTCCGCTGTGACCCCCACTGGAGACACAATGTCGTCCTCGACTCAGGAAGTAACATATGACGCCTATCGTGATGACCACCATGACGGCACCGCCAACTGCACATCCCAGAATCACGGTGTTGCTGTCAACAACAGttactgtcatcatcatcgtcatcatcatcatcatcatcatcatcatcatcatcatcatcaccaccaccaccaccaccaccaccaccaccatcaccaccaccatcaccatcatcatcatcatcatcatcatcatcatcatcaggtaGCATGGAACCCAACTGGCGACACAGCACATGTAGCACTTGACTCACCTGACGACACAGCACAGGTAGCACGGAACTCACCTGACAACACAGCAGTACTGGTCATCGCTCGGGCCGCAGCAGCTGTTGGCGCATTGGATGTGGTCACGGTGAGAGAGCTCAGTGCCGCTAGTCTTTGTGCGACACAATATACTCCCCGTCTCTGAAAATACACAGCCATAAACATCTACATTactatccccccggcatgtaatcgacgcctcgtctgtccgtccgtccgtccgtccgtccgtaatcattttgtttccggagcataactcagaaaccgttcagtatttttctgcaaaact is a window from the Haliotis asinina isolate JCU_RB_2024 chromosome 9, JCU_Hal_asi_v2, whole genome shotgun sequence genome containing:
- the LOC137296418 gene encoding uncharacterized protein; this translates as MAVSNRLSAFLLLFGLILLDLAEETGSILCRTKTSGTELSHRDHIQCANSCCGPSDDQYCCVVSNTVILGCAVGGAVMVVITIGVICYFLSRGRHCVSSGGHSGGSLSDSEPRPFRRTSSVGNDLQQIDRIFLEYSVRRPSELSLASLPSRIYHIPEPRSAKP